From a region of the Streptomyces sp. NBC_00193 genome:
- a CDS encoding DUF6755 family protein, with amino-acid sequence MSETPLPPRPEYHPGSAQPRLNRPVQERYPQIRSTSGYGDPRIRSTGPGPGAGTEQEPERSSRLNARLALALTVVIGQLWALTVTVNEWMKGNTGTAWWGAGFLILSFLVVIGLWLLDPKDR; translated from the coding sequence ATGAGCGAGACACCGCTGCCGCCCCGCCCGGAGTACCACCCGGGCAGTGCCCAGCCGAGGCTCAACCGCCCGGTGCAGGAGAGGTACCCGCAGATCCGCTCCACCAGCGGGTACGGGGACCCCCGGATCCGGAGCACGGGCCCCGGCCCGGGAGCCGGCACCGAGCAGGAGCCCGAACGCTCCTCACGGCTCAACGCGCGCCTCGCCCTGGCCCTCACGGTCGTGATCGGGCAGCTCTGGGCACTCACCGTGACCGTCAACGAGTGGATGAAGGGAAACACCGGCACGGCCTGGTGGGGAGCGGGATTCCTGATCCTGTCCTTCCTCGTCGTGATCGGACTGTGGCTCCTCGACCCGAAGGACCGATGA
- a CDS encoding NarK family nitrate/nitrite MFS transporter: MSIPTPTPSAPRSHRAESYKPGATIADWRPEDEGFWQSKGHRVAQRNLWVSIPALMLGFVVWQVWSVTVVRLNDVGFGFSKSQLFWLTAIPGITGGTFRILYTFIGPMFGERKFTAFSTIILIAPMLWLGFALQDTGTPYWELALIAAVCGIGGANFASSMANIGFFFPKREKGSANGLNGGLGNLGVSVVQLVAPLVVTAAVLGAPAGGPQHDAKKNTDVWLQNGAFLWVPLLVIMALAAWFLMNDLKVAAAPFSQQKIIFKRKHNWLMTWLYVGTFGSFIGFAAALPLLIKNNFEGQGYQATTYAWIGPFIGALTRWGGGWLSDKIGGARVTILSFIGMAAALVVVIFALPSGGQEGDFWPFYIGFLVAFAFSGLGNGSTFRQIPVIFRDHHMKQAEGKGPEAQAAALKQSEMESGAVTGFSSAIAAYGFFFIPAMFAAMAVTNALWIFIGFYATCLVVCWWFYARKGAEAPS; this comes from the coding sequence ATGTCGATACCCACGCCGACTCCGTCGGCACCGCGCAGCCACCGTGCGGAGAGCTACAAGCCCGGGGCCACCATCGCCGACTGGCGGCCGGAGGACGAGGGCTTCTGGCAGTCCAAAGGCCACCGGGTCGCCCAGCGCAACCTCTGGGTCTCGATCCCGGCCCTGATGCTCGGCTTCGTGGTCTGGCAGGTCTGGTCGGTGACCGTGGTCCGGCTGAACGACGTCGGCTTCGGCTTCTCGAAGTCGCAGCTGTTCTGGCTGACCGCCATCCCCGGCATCACCGGCGGCACCTTCCGGATCCTCTACACCTTCATCGGGCCGATGTTCGGCGAGCGGAAGTTCACCGCCTTCAGCACGATCATCCTGATCGCGCCGATGCTGTGGCTGGGCTTCGCGCTCCAGGACACCGGTACGCCGTACTGGGAGCTGGCCCTGATCGCGGCCGTGTGCGGCATCGGCGGCGCGAACTTCGCCTCCTCGATGGCGAACATCGGCTTCTTCTTCCCCAAGCGGGAGAAGGGCAGCGCCAACGGCCTCAACGGCGGCCTCGGCAACCTCGGCGTGAGCGTGGTCCAGCTGGTCGCCCCGCTGGTCGTCACCGCGGCCGTCCTGGGCGCCCCGGCCGGCGGACCCCAGCACGACGCGAAGAAGAACACCGACGTCTGGCTGCAGAACGGCGCCTTCCTGTGGGTGCCGTTGCTGGTCATCATGGCGCTCGCCGCCTGGTTCCTGATGAACGACCTCAAGGTGGCCGCGGCCCCCTTCAGCCAGCAGAAGATCATCTTCAAGCGCAAGCACAACTGGCTGATGACCTGGCTCTACGTCGGGACCTTCGGGTCCTTCATCGGCTTCGCGGCCGCCCTGCCGCTGCTGATCAAGAACAACTTCGAGGGGCAGGGCTACCAAGCCACCACCTACGCCTGGATCGGCCCGTTCATCGGGGCCCTCACGCGCTGGGGCGGCGGCTGGCTCTCGGACAAGATCGGCGGAGCCAGGGTCACCATCCTGTCCTTCATCGGCATGGCGGCGGCCCTCGTCGTGGTGATCTTCGCGCTGCCGTCCGGTGGCCAGGAGGGCGACTTCTGGCCCTTCTACATCGGCTTCCTGGTGGCCTTCGCCTTCTCCGGCCTGGGCAACGGCTCGACCTTCCGGCAGATCCCGGTGATCTTCCGGGACCACCACATGAAGCAGGCCGAGGGCAAGGGCCCCGAGGCGCAGGCCGCGGCGCTCAAGCAGTCGGAGATGGAGTCGGGTGCCGTCACCGGCTTCTCCTCGGCCATCGCGGCCTACGGCTTCTTCTTCATCCCCGCGATGTTCGCGGCCATGGCCGTCACCAACGCACTGTGGATCTTCATCGGCTTCTATGCCACGTGCCTGGTGGTGTGCTGGTGGTTCTACGCCCGCAAGGGCGCCGAGGCTCCCAGCTGA
- the mscL gene encoding large conductance mechanosensitive channel protein MscL, with the protein MVSEKKKESILAGFKAFLMRGNVVDLAVAVVIGAAFTNIVNSVVKGLISPVIGLVGTQSLDAYKSCIKDPCGIGADGKPTGVELLWGSVLNAALTFLITAAVVYFLMVLPMAKYLAKVEQRRKAKEGVQETMEITELVVLKEIRDELIAQRGAGGGNVHSDAPSPRL; encoded by the coding sequence GTGGTGAGCGAGAAGAAGAAGGAGAGCATCCTGGCAGGCTTCAAGGCCTTCCTGATGCGCGGCAACGTGGTCGACCTGGCGGTCGCCGTGGTCATCGGTGCCGCGTTCACGAACATCGTGAACTCCGTCGTGAAGGGCCTGATCAGCCCGGTGATCGGCCTCGTCGGCACGCAGAGTCTGGACGCCTACAAGAGCTGCATCAAGGACCCCTGCGGGATCGGCGCGGACGGCAAGCCGACGGGCGTGGAGCTCCTCTGGGGCTCGGTGCTCAACGCTGCGCTGACCTTCCTGATCACCGCCGCGGTCGTCTACTTCCTCATGGTCCTGCCGATGGCGAAGTACCTCGCCAAGGTGGAGCAGCGCCGCAAGGCGAAGGAAGGCGTCCAGGAGACCATGGAGATCACCGAGCTGGTGGTCCTCAAGGAGATCCGCGACGAGCTGATCGCCCAGCGCGGCGCGGGTGGCGGGAACGTCCACTCCGACGCTCCGAGCCCCCGGCTCTAG
- the pyrF gene encoding orotidine-5'-phosphate decarboxylase, producing MDSGQVIVALDFDDRRAAEALVARLGGACGFYKVGLELLTTAGPDLVRGLVDQGHEVFLDLKLFEIPNSVAGAVRAAGALGASMVTVHSMGGTGIMTAAVDAAREFPGLRVLALTVVTSMTGSDLADIGIDAGTDEQVLRLARLAAEAGCDGVVGSPREAGPLRKLLGPDRLIVTPGVTLPGVTLPGGEAGAGTGAQAGVQTGGHARSDTPWAAFAAGASHVVVGRSVTRAADPVAALRRIGAGRPL from the coding sequence ATGGACAGCGGACAGGTGATCGTCGCCCTCGACTTCGACGACCGGCGGGCCGCCGAGGCCCTCGTGGCACGCCTCGGGGGCGCCTGCGGCTTCTACAAGGTGGGCCTCGAGCTCCTGACCACCGCCGGGCCGGACCTCGTGCGCGGGCTCGTCGACCAGGGCCACGAGGTCTTCCTCGACCTGAAGCTCTTCGAGATCCCGAACTCCGTGGCCGGCGCCGTCCGCGCTGCGGGAGCACTCGGCGCGTCCATGGTGACCGTGCACTCCATGGGCGGTACGGGCATCATGACGGCCGCCGTGGATGCCGCCCGGGAGTTCCCCGGGCTACGGGTGCTCGCGCTGACGGTGGTCACGAGCATGACCGGGAGCGACCTCGCCGACATCGGGATCGACGCGGGCACCGACGAGCAGGTGCTGCGGCTGGCCCGGCTGGCGGCGGAGGCCGGATGCGACGGGGTCGTCGGATCGCCCCGGGAGGCCGGCCCGCTGCGGAAGCTGCTGGGGCCGGACCGGCTGATCGTCACGCCGGGGGTGACGCTGCCGGGGGTGACGCTGCCGGGCGGAGAGGCGGGCGCCGGGACGGGTGCGCAGGCGGGTGTGCAGACCGGCGGGCACGCCCGCTCCGACACCCCGTGGGCCGCCTTCGCCGCCGGGGCCTCGCACGTCGTGGTGGGGCGGTCGGTCACCCGGGCGGCGGATCCGGTGGCGGCACTGCGGCGGATCGGGGCCGGGCGGCCCTTGTAA
- a CDS encoding carboxymuconolactone decarboxylase family protein — MARISLTPPRTLLNRFGAWYSRRAYGKVLEPGLAYGHNGRVLFTYVRLEQQAAKWNALDGGLKHLAVMAAAARMNCSWCMDFGYWEGQEKGIAPEKAENVPVWREAREAFTELELLVMEYAEAMTETEPAVTDELAAALIARLGEAAFVELTAMVALENMRSRVNSAFGLTSQGFKESCEIPAKR, encoded by the coding sequence ATGGCACGCATCTCGCTCACCCCGCCCCGCACCCTCCTCAACCGCTTCGGCGCCTGGTACTCGCGCCGCGCCTACGGCAAGGTCCTCGAACCGGGTCTGGCCTACGGGCACAACGGGCGCGTGCTGTTCACCTACGTCCGCCTCGAACAGCAGGCGGCGAAGTGGAACGCCCTCGACGGCGGCCTGAAGCACCTCGCGGTGATGGCCGCCGCCGCCCGCATGAACTGCTCGTGGTGCATGGACTTCGGGTACTGGGAGGGCCAGGAGAAGGGGATCGCCCCCGAGAAGGCCGAGAACGTGCCGGTGTGGCGCGAGGCCAGGGAGGCGTTCACCGAGCTGGAACTGCTCGTCATGGAGTACGCCGAGGCCATGACCGAGACCGAGCCGGCCGTCACGGACGAACTCGCCGCCGCCCTGATCGCGCGCCTCGGCGAGGCCGCCTTCGTCGAACTCACCGCCATGGTCGCGCTGGAGAACATGCGCTCGCGCGTCAACAGCGCCTTCGGCCTGACCAGCCAGGGCTTCAAGGAGTCCTGCGAGATCCCCGCCAAGCGCTGA
- a CDS encoding S-methyl-5'-thioadenosine phosphorylase, whose product MANAEIGVIGGSGFYSFLEDVSEIQVETPYGPPSDSLYLGELAGRTVAFLPRHGRSHTVPPNKINYRANLWALRSVGVRQVLGPCAVGGLRPEYGPGTLLVPDQLVDRTKSRAQTFFDGEPLPDGSVPNVVHTTFADPYCPVGRSVALAAARGRDWEPVDGGTMVVIEGPRFSTRAESQWHAAAGWSVVGMTGHPEAILARELGLCYTSMALVTDLDAGAETGDGVSHTEVLKVFGENVGRLREVLFDAVAALPPTESRDCLCTHAHDGWDLGIELP is encoded by the coding sequence ATGGCGAATGCAGAGATCGGTGTCATCGGCGGATCGGGCTTCTACTCCTTCCTGGAGGACGTCTCCGAGATCCAGGTGGAGACGCCGTACGGACCCCCCAGCGACTCCCTCTACCTCGGCGAGCTCGCCGGCCGGACCGTGGCCTTCCTGCCCCGGCACGGCCGCAGCCACACCGTGCCCCCGAACAAGATCAACTACCGGGCCAACCTGTGGGCGCTGCGCTCCGTGGGCGTCCGCCAGGTGCTGGGCCCCTGCGCGGTCGGCGGCCTGCGCCCCGAGTACGGCCCGGGCACGCTGCTCGTTCCCGACCAGCTGGTCGACCGTACGAAGTCCCGCGCCCAGACCTTCTTCGACGGGGAGCCGCTCCCGGACGGCTCGGTCCCCAACGTCGTGCACACCACCTTCGCCGACCCGTACTGCCCGGTGGGCCGCTCGGTGGCGCTGGCCGCGGCCCGCGGGCGGGACTGGGAGCCGGTGGACGGCGGCACCATGGTCGTCATCGAGGGGCCCCGCTTCTCGACCCGCGCCGAATCGCAGTGGCACGCCGCGGCCGGCTGGTCGGTGGTCGGCATGACGGGCCACCCCGAGGCGATCCTCGCGCGCGAGCTGGGGCTCTGCTACACCTCGATGGCGCTGGTCACGGACCTGGACGCGGGCGCCGAGACGGGCGACGGGGTCTCCCACACCGAGGTCCTCAAGGTCTTCGGCGAGAACGTCGGACGGCTGCGCGAGGTCCTCTTCGACGCGGTGGCCGCCCTGCCCCCCACGGAGTCCCGCGACTGCCTGTGCACCCACGCGCACGACGGCTGGGACCTGGGCATCGAGCTGCCGTAG
- a CDS encoding FmdB family zinc ribbon protein: MPTYQYQCTECGEGLEAVQKFTDDALTVCPSCDGRLKKVFSAVGIVFKGSGFYRNDSRGASSSSTPASKPASTPAATPAASSSSASSSSTSTSSSSSSSSAA, translated from the coding sequence GTGCCGACCTACCAGTACCAGTGCACCGAGTGCGGTGAGGGCCTTGAGGCCGTGCAGAAGTTCACCGATGACGCGCTGACCGTGTGCCCGAGCTGTGACGGACGCCTGAAGAAGGTGTTCTCCGCGGTCGGCATCGTCTTCAAGGGATCCGGTTTCTACCGGAACGACAGCCGCGGCGCTTCGTCGAGCAGCACCCCTGCCTCGAAGCCCGCGTCGACGCCGGCCGCCACCCCGGCTGCGTCTTCGTCCTCGGCTTCGTCGTCCTCGACCTCGACCTCCTCGTCGTCGTCGAGCTCGTCGGCCGCCTGA
- a CDS encoding MFS transporter, whose amino-acid sequence MTSAVTTDKSATSTRPGYGQLLRTPGALGFVLPGFAARLPFGMLTISILLLVQHTTGSYGSAGIVAAFTGISMAVFAPVMGKLIDRHGQSAVLVPVALVHATAVSSLVAFALLGAPVWALALAAVPAGASVPQVGPMVRSRWAAKLEGSPLLPTAAAFESVTDEFTFVVGPVLATALCTGINPAAGLVTEAALTLIGGLLFAAQRATQPKPVARPAHGEKHAPALSFHGLRVLIVAFIGIGAVFGGMQVSLAAFSEEIGNPGANGLLYGVFAAGNMIAGIACGAIAWKIGPRRRLILGYIGLTAAASVLWAANSMILLGALGLVVGLCIAPALITGYTMIEQLVPAASRTEAFTWLTGGVAFGQAGAVTLAGRLTDAHGSSYGFLVPMVATALALAILLALRAKLAPKAPSRIISSSKPAAQTAQTTSAAPAAGVNERGLGHRVPVTVD is encoded by the coding sequence GTGACATCCGCGGTCACGACCGACAAGTCCGCCACGTCCACCCGACCCGGCTACGGGCAGCTCCTGCGCACGCCCGGCGCCCTCGGCTTCGTTCTCCCGGGATTCGCCGCGCGACTCCCCTTCGGCATGCTGACGATCAGCATCCTGCTGCTGGTCCAGCACACCACCGGTTCCTACGGAAGCGCCGGCATCGTCGCCGCCTTCACCGGTATCTCCATGGCCGTGTTCGCCCCGGTCATGGGCAAGCTCATCGACCGCCACGGCCAGAGCGCCGTCCTGGTCCCGGTGGCCCTCGTACACGCCACCGCCGTCAGCTCCCTGGTGGCGTTCGCGCTGCTGGGTGCGCCCGTCTGGGCGCTCGCACTGGCGGCCGTCCCCGCCGGTGCATCCGTCCCGCAGGTCGGACCCATGGTCCGGTCCCGCTGGGCGGCCAAGCTCGAGGGCTCCCCGCTGCTGCCCACCGCCGCCGCGTTCGAGTCCGTCACCGACGAGTTCACCTTCGTCGTCGGCCCGGTGCTCGCCACCGCGCTGTGCACCGGCATCAACCCGGCGGCCGGTCTGGTCACCGAGGCCGCGCTGACCCTGATCGGCGGCCTGCTCTTCGCCGCCCAGCGCGCCACGCAGCCCAAGCCCGTCGCCCGCCCGGCGCACGGCGAGAAGCACGCCCCGGCCCTGTCGTTCCACGGCCTGCGCGTCCTGATCGTCGCCTTCATCGGCATCGGCGCCGTCTTCGGCGGCATGCAGGTCTCGCTCGCCGCCTTCTCCGAGGAGATCGGCAACCCGGGCGCCAACGGTCTGCTCTACGGCGTCTTCGCCGCGGGCAACATGATCGCCGGCATCGCCTGCGGCGCCATCGCCTGGAAGATCGGCCCGCGCCGCCGCCTGATCCTCGGCTACATCGGCCTCACCGCGGCCGCCTCGGTCCTGTGGGCCGCGAACTCGATGATCCTGCTCGGCGCGCTCGGCCTGGTCGTCGGCCTGTGCATCGCCCCCGCGCTGATCACCGGCTACACCATGATCGAGCAGTTGGTCCCGGCCGCCTCGCGGACCGAGGCCTTCACCTGGCTCACCGGAGGCGTCGCCTTCGGGCAGGCCGGTGCCGTGACCCTGGCCGGCCGTCTGACGGACGCGCACGGGTCCTCGTACGGGTTCCTCGTGCCGATGGTGGCCACCGCCCTGGCTCTGGCCATCCTGCTGGCGCTGCGTGCGAAGCTGGCCCCGAAGGCCCCGAGCCGGATCATCAGCTCGTCCAAGCCGGCCGCCCAGACCGCTCAGACCACCTCCGCGGCACCCGCCGCGGGTGTGAACGAGCGTGGTCTGGGTCACCGCGTGCCGGTGACGGTGGACTGA
- a CDS encoding potassium/proton antiporter — protein sequence MLLVAVAAVRVSSRSGLPSLLIYLGIGVAIGQDGIGNVVFDNAELTQVIGYAALVVILAEGGLGTKWKEIKPALPAAIVLSLVGVAVSVSVTAAGAHYLVGLEWRQALLIGAVVSSTDAAAVFSVLRKVPLPSRVTGVLEAESGFNDAPVVILVVAFATVGPVDQWYVLIGKIALELAIGVAIGLAVGFLGSYGLRHVALPASGLYPIAVMAIAITAYAAGAMAHGSGFLAVYLAAMVLGNAKLPHWPATRGFADGLGWIAQIGMFVLLGLLVTPHELVHDFWPAVIIGLVLTMVARPLEVFVSLLPFRLPWQEQALMSWAGLRGAVPIILATIPMVSGIEGSERVFNIVFILVVVYTLVQGPTLPWLARKLKLGNSDETASDLGIESAPLEKLRGHLLSFAIPPASRMHGVEVSELRLPPGASVTLVVRDARSFVPAPSTVLRRGDELLVVATDPVRDAAEARLRAVARGGKLAGWLGTGGEEGPAKRPKKG from the coding sequence GTGCTGCTCGTCGCCGTGGCGGCGGTACGCGTCTCTTCGCGCAGCGGCCTCCCCAGCCTGCTCATTTACCTCGGCATAGGTGTTGCGATAGGCCAGGACGGCATCGGCAACGTCGTGTTCGACAACGCCGAGCTGACCCAGGTGATCGGCTATGCCGCGCTCGTGGTGATCCTCGCCGAGGGTGGTCTGGGCACGAAGTGGAAAGAGATCAAGCCGGCCCTGCCGGCCGCGATCGTGCTGTCGTTGGTCGGCGTCGCCGTCAGCGTGAGCGTGACCGCGGCGGGCGCGCACTACCTCGTCGGACTCGAATGGCGGCAGGCCCTGCTGATCGGCGCGGTCGTCTCCTCGACCGACGCGGCGGCCGTCTTCTCGGTCCTGCGCAAGGTCCCGCTCCCCTCCCGGGTCACGGGTGTGCTGGAGGCCGAGTCCGGCTTCAACGACGCCCCCGTCGTCATCCTGGTCGTGGCCTTCGCGACCGTCGGACCGGTCGACCAGTGGTACGTCCTCATAGGCAAGATCGCCCTGGAGCTGGCGATCGGCGTCGCCATCGGCCTGGCGGTGGGCTTCCTGGGCTCGTACGGGCTGCGGCACGTGGCCCTGCCCGCCTCGGGCCTCTACCCGATCGCGGTGATGGCGATCGCGATCACCGCCTACGCGGCCGGCGCGATGGCGCACGGCTCCGGCTTCCTCGCGGTGTACCTGGCGGCGATGGTGCTCGGGAACGCGAAGCTCCCCCACTGGCCCGCCACCCGGGGATTCGCGGACGGGCTCGGCTGGATCGCCCAGATCGGCATGTTCGTCCTGCTCGGCCTGCTGGTCACCCCGCACGAGCTGGTGCACGACTTCTGGCCGGCGGTGATCATCGGGCTGGTGCTGACGATGGTGGCCCGGCCGCTGGAGGTCTTCGTCTCCCTGCTGCCCTTCCGGCTGCCCTGGCAGGAGCAGGCGCTCATGTCCTGGGCGGGCCTGCGCGGGGCCGTGCCCATCATCCTGGCGACCATCCCCATGGTGTCCGGGATCGAGGGCAGCGAGCGGGTCTTCAACATCGTCTTTATCCTGGTCGTCGTCTACACCCTGGTGCAGGGGCCGACCCTGCCGTGGCTCGCGCGCAAGCTGAAGCTGGGCAACAGCGACGAGACCGCCTCCGACCTCGGGATCGAGTCGGCGCCGCTGGAGAAGCTGCGCGGGCACCTGCTGTCCTTCGCGATCCCGCCCGCCTCGCGGATGCACGGCGTCGAGGTGAGCGAGCTGCGGCTGCCGCCGGGGGCTTCGGTCACGCTGGTCGTACGGGACGCGCGCAGCTTCGTACCGGCGCCGTCGACCGTGCTGCGGCGCGGGGACGAGCTGCTGGTGGTGGCCACGGACCCGGTGCGGGACGCGGCGGAGGCGCGGCTTCGGGCGGTGGCCCGGGGCGGCAAGCTGGCGGGCTGGCTGGGGACGGGCGGGGAAGAGGGCCCCGCGAAGCGCCCCAAGAAGGGTTAG
- a CDS encoding penicillin acylase family protein produces the protein MPANETAPSVKKKGRRARLIVLVLVLALFAGLGYGAYWSVDSVRASFPQTTGSLKVPGLTGTVDVKRDANGIPQLYADSDDDLFRAQGFVHAQDRFWEMDVRRHMTSGRLSEMFGAGQVETDAFLRTLGWRQVAQQEYDTKLSAETKKYLQAYADGVNAYLKGKSGKDLSVEHAALKLSDSYQPEQWTPVDSVAWLKAMAWDLRGNMQDEIDRALMTGKLSQTQIDDLYPPYPFDRNRPIVEGGTVKGGKYTPAAGPGSGSPVSGGQNGANGSQVSTQTVGETGLAGNATAQGATVGLRTQLGALADTLDEIPAILGPAGSGIGSNSWVVAGKYTTTGKPLLANDPHLSPQLPSVWYQMGLHCRAVSTACQYDVAGYTFSGMPGVVIGHNADIAWGMTNLGADVTDLYLEQVKPEGYVYDNKVLPFTTREEVIKIAGGGEKKITVRSTNNGPLISDRSDEIATVGARAPVNSAAPDRGNGYGVSLRWTALDPGKSMDAVFKINRAKNFQDFRIAARDFEVPSQNLIYADNKGPNGNIGYQAPGRIPIRTTGDGKMPAPGWDSKYAWKGGKDGNAGYVPQDEMPWAYNPERGFIVTANQAVTESGQGKYPYVLTTDWGYGARSQRINDLIEAKIKDSGKISTDDMRTMQMDNSSEIAALLTPMLAKIDVSDPDVRSAQKLLDGWNYTQEPDSAAAAYFNAVWRNILKLAFGDKLPKELRVEGSCMNVPEQTTGPADDLAKMVRECGERDSDSAQPDGGDRWFEVVRRLVKDENSAWWQSPAVGRTVAATTNRDQLFARAMKDARWELTAKLGKDQSTWSWGRMHQLMLKNQTIGTEGPGYLQWLLNRGPWNLGGGEATVNATGWNASSGYGVTWVPSMRMVVNLADFDKSRWINLTGASGHAYHDHYTDQTTLWAKGDLLDWAFGKDAVDKATVDTLTLQPEAGSKS, from the coding sequence ATGCCCGCCAACGAAACCGCCCCTTCCGTCAAGAAGAAGGGACGACGCGCCCGTCTGATCGTGCTCGTCCTGGTGCTGGCGCTCTTCGCTGGCCTCGGGTACGGGGCGTACTGGAGCGTGGACAGCGTGCGGGCCTCGTTCCCGCAGACCACCGGCTCCCTCAAGGTGCCCGGCCTGACCGGGACCGTCGACGTCAAGCGCGACGCCAACGGAATCCCCCAGCTGTACGCCGACTCCGACGACGACCTCTTCCGCGCACAGGGCTTCGTGCACGCGCAGGACCGGTTCTGGGAGATGGACGTACGCCGCCACATGACCTCCGGGCGGCTCTCGGAGATGTTCGGCGCCGGACAGGTCGAGACGGACGCCTTCCTGCGCACGCTCGGCTGGCGCCAGGTCGCGCAGCAGGAGTACGACACCAAGCTGTCGGCCGAGACCAAGAAGTACCTGCAGGCCTACGCCGACGGGGTCAACGCGTACCTGAAGGGGAAGTCCGGCAAGGACCTCTCCGTCGAGCACGCCGCCCTCAAGCTCAGCGACTCCTACCAGCCCGAGCAGTGGACCCCGGTCGACTCGGTGGCCTGGCTCAAGGCGATGGCCTGGGACCTGCGCGGCAACATGCAGGACGAGATCGACCGTGCGCTGATGACGGGCAAGCTCTCGCAGACCCAGATCGACGACCTCTACCCGCCGTACCCCTTCGACCGGAACCGTCCGATCGTCGAGGGCGGCACCGTCAAGGGCGGGAAGTACACCCCCGCGGCCGGTCCCGGCTCCGGCAGCCCCGTGTCCGGCGGCCAGAACGGCGCCAACGGCTCCCAGGTCTCGACGCAGACCGTCGGTGAGACCGGGCTGGCCGGCAACGCCACCGCCCAGGGCGCCACCGTGGGGCTGCGCACGCAGCTCGGCGCGCTGGCCGACACCCTCGACGAGATCCCCGCGATCCTCGGCCCGGCCGGCAGCGGTATCGGCTCGAACTCCTGGGTCGTCGCGGGCAAGTACACGACCACCGGGAAGCCGCTGCTCGCGAACGACCCGCACCTCTCCCCGCAGCTGCCCTCGGTCTGGTACCAGATGGGCCTGCACTGCCGGGCGGTCTCGACCGCCTGCCAGTACGACGTGGCCGGCTACACCTTCTCCGGCATGCCGGGCGTGGTCATCGGCCACAACGCCGACATCGCCTGGGGCATGACCAACCTCGGCGCCGACGTCACCGACCTCTACCTGGAGCAGGTCAAGCCCGAGGGCTACGTCTACGACAACAAGGTGCTCCCCTTCACCACCCGCGAAGAGGTCATCAAGATCGCCGGCGGCGGTGAGAAGAAGATCACCGTCCGGTCCACCAACAACGGCCCGCTGATCTCCGACCGCAGCGACGAGATCGCCACGGTCGGCGCCCGCGCCCCGGTGAACAGCGCCGCCCCCGACCGCGGCAACGGCTACGGGGTCTCCCTGCGCTGGACCGCGCTGGACCCGGGCAAGTCGATGGACGCCGTCTTCAAGATCAACCGGGCCAAGAACTTCCAGGACTTCCGCATCGCGGCCCGCGACTTCGAGGTCCCCTCGCAGAACCTGATCTACGCCGACAACAAGGGCCCCAACGGCAACATCGGCTACCAGGCCCCCGGCCGCATCCCGATCCGCACCACCGGCGACGGCAAGATGCCCGCCCCCGGCTGGGACTCCAAGTACGCCTGGAAGGGCGGCAAGGACGGCAACGCCGGCTACGTCCCGCAGGACGAGATGCCGTGGGCGTACAACCCGGAGCGCGGGTTCATCGTGACCGCGAACCAGGCCGTCACCGAGAGCGGCCAGGGCAAGTACCCGTACGTGCTGACCACCGACTGGGGCTACGGCGCCCGCAGTCAGCGGATCAACGACCTCATCGAGGCGAAGATCAAGGACAGCGGGAAGATCTCCACCGACGACATGCGGACCATGCAGATGGACAACAGCAGCGAGATCGCCGCGCTGCTGACCCCGATGCTGGCCAAGATCGACGTCTCGGACCCGGACGTCCGCTCCGCGCAGAAGCTGCTGGACGGCTGGAACTACACGCAGGAGCCGGACTCGGCGGCCGCCGCGTACTTCAACGCGGTCTGGCGCAACATCCTCAAGCTGGCCTTCGGCGACAAGCTGCCCAAGGAGCTGCGGGTCGAGGGCAGCTGCATGAACGTCCCCGAGCAGACCACCGGCCCGGCCGACGACCTCGCCAAGATGGTCCGCGAATGCGGTGAGCGCGACTCCGACTCGGCGCAGCCGGACGGCGGGGACCGCTGGTTCGAGGTGGTCCGCCGCCTGGTCAAGGACGAGAACTCGGCCTGGTGGCAGTCGCCCGCCGTCGGCCGCACCGTGGCCGCGACCACCAACCGCGACCAGCTGTTCGCGCGGGCCATGAAGGACGCCCGCTGGGAGCTGACCGCCAAGCTCGGCAAGGACCAGTCGACCTGGAGCTGGGGCCGCATGCACCAGCTGATGCTGAAGAACCAGACCATCGGCACCGAGGGTCCCGGCTACCTCCAGTGGCTCCTCAACCGCGGCCCCTGGAACCTGGGCGGCGGCGAGGCCACCGTCAACGCGACCGGCTGGAACGCCTCCAGCGGGTACGGGGTCACCTGGGTGCCGTCGATGCGGATGGTCGTGAACCTCGCCGACTTCGACAAGTCCCGCTGGATCAACCTGACGGGCGCCTCGGGGCACGCGTACCACGACCACTACACGGATCAGACGACGCTGTGGGCCAAGGGCGACCTGCTGGACTGGGCCTTCGGGAAGGACGCCGTGGACAAGGCCACGGTCGACACCCTGACCCTCCAGCCCGAGGCAGGTTCTAAGAGCTGA